Proteins from one bacterium genomic window:
- a CDS encoding TolC family protein has translation MSVWFHRAAFVLFCVVLALPAAAQQPPAAPTPYTPPSGSGLPTIPAVPAVPTIGQGQPLSLTDAVGTALQKNYVIQQAALQVALDRASLAQAESGLWPTVQYKAGYTQQTAGNPQTLPIQGSITIGGVPTPFSTSITLPGSQTPAYATSFALTYPLYTGNALQDQITIAQQKVAADQAAFAAQAATIVLQARQAYYNVEAAAAQVAAAQRAVDASRENVRVTQAQVTVGTSPQFNLLQAQTQLASAQQVLTQQKAAAVQAQYTLAIVLNLPQATIITPATPLGLPNPPQDLNALIQMALRQRPELQQARANIAGAQAAIDLAHAGLRPNITVSGGPFIQTNNLSNPPVDWTGTIALTLTIFDGGLTKSKVEAAQVQLQQSQVSEQQTEQSVESQVRTSYLNLQQSAEQLAAAEAGLVSAREQLRIANVRFQAGVGTQLEVVTAIQNSASADSSAIAAEYNYNLALAQIDQAVGTQVQVPNRP, from the coding sequence ATGTCCGTCTGGTTCCATCGCGCTGCCTTTGTGCTCTTCTGCGTCGTTCTCGCGCTGCCCGCCGCGGCGCAGCAGCCACCCGCGGCGCCGACGCCGTACACGCCGCCGTCCGGTTCTGGCCTGCCGACGATTCCCGCCGTGCCGGCCGTGCCGACGATCGGCCAGGGGCAGCCCCTGTCGCTCACCGACGCGGTTGGCACCGCGCTCCAGAAGAACTACGTGATCCAGCAGGCCGCGTTGCAGGTCGCGCTTGACCGCGCGAGTCTGGCCCAAGCCGAATCCGGGCTGTGGCCTACCGTGCAGTACAAGGCGGGCTATACGCAGCAGACGGCGGGGAACCCGCAGACCCTGCCGATCCAGGGGAGCATCACGATCGGCGGGGTTCCCACCCCCTTCAGCACGTCGATCACTCTCCCCGGATCGCAGACCCCGGCCTACGCGACGAGCTTCGCGTTGACGTATCCGCTGTACACCGGGAACGCGCTTCAGGACCAGATCACGATCGCGCAGCAAAAGGTGGCGGCGGATCAGGCTGCGTTCGCCGCGCAGGCGGCGACGATCGTCCTGCAGGCGCGCCAGGCATACTACAATGTCGAGGCCGCCGCGGCGCAGGTCGCCGCGGCTCAGCGGGCGGTGGATGCGTCACGGGAGAACGTGCGCGTGACGCAGGCGCAGGTCACCGTGGGCACGTCTCCGCAGTTCAACCTGCTTCAGGCACAGACGCAGCTCGCGAGTGCGCAACAGGTGCTCACCCAACAGAAGGCCGCCGCGGTGCAGGCTCAGTACACGCTGGCGATCGTGTTGAACCTGCCGCAGGCGACGATCATCACGCCGGCGACGCCGCTCGGGCTGCCGAACCCGCCGCAGGACCTGAACGCGCTCATCCAGATGGCGCTGCGGCAGCGTCCCGAACTACAGCAGGCGCGCGCGAACATCGCGGGCGCGCAGGCGGCGATCGACCTCGCCCACGCCGGTTTGCGGCCGAACATCACGGTGTCCGGTGGACCGTTCATCCAGACGAACAATCTGTCGAACCCTCCGGTGGACTGGACCGGGACGATCGCGCTGACGCTCACGATCTTCGACGGCGGGCTGACGAAATCGAAGGTGGAGGCAGCGCAGGTGCAGCTGCAGCAGTCGCAGGTGAGCGAGCAGCAGACCGAGCAGAGCGTGGAGAGCCAGGTGCGCACCTCCTACCTGAATCTTCAGCAGTCGGCGGAGCAGCTGGCCGCCGCCGAAGCGGGGTTGGTGTCCGCCCGGGAGCAGCTCCGCATCGCGAACGTGCGGTTCCAGGCAGGCGTCGGCACGCAACTAGAGGTCGTGACCGCGATCCAGAATTCGGCATCGGCCGACAGCAGCGCGATCGCGGCGGAGTACAACTACAACCTGGCGCTGGCCCAGATCGATCAGGCGGTCGGCACGCAGGTTCAGGTGCCTAACCGACCGTAG
- a CDS encoding flavin reductase family protein has protein sequence MSEALFRETLAHFATGITVVTAPGPEGPHGVTVNAFASLSLVPPLVLICIERQRLSHEVLERAGVFAVNILAAGQEAVSRFFSANDRPEGPDAFRGIAFRSGRVGAPLLDGCVAHLECRITAAHPGGDHTIFVAAVEAAASTPGRRPLLYFHRAYRTLAEP, from the coding sequence GTGAGTGAAGCGCTGTTTCGCGAGACGCTCGCCCACTTCGCCACCGGCATCACGGTCGTCACCGCGCCGGGCCCGGAGGGGCCCCACGGCGTGACCGTCAACGCGTTTGCGTCCCTGTCGCTCGTCCCGCCGCTCGTGCTCATCTGCATCGAGCGGCAGCGCCTGTCCCACGAGGTGCTCGAGCGCGCCGGCGTCTTCGCGGTGAATATCCTCGCCGCGGGGCAGGAAGCCGTGTCCCGCTTCTTCTCCGCCAACGACCGGCCGGAAGGGCCCGATGCGTTCCGCGGCATCGCGTTTCGATCCGGGCGCGTCGGCGCGCCGCTGCTCGACGGGTGCGTGGCGCATCTCGAGTGCCGAATCACTGCGGCGCATCCCGGCGGCGACCACACGATCTTCGTCGCGGCGGTCGAGGCCGCCGCGAGCACGCCGGGGCGCCGCCCGCTCCTGTACTTTCACCGCGCGTACCGCACGCTCGCCGAGCCATAG
- a CDS encoding RidA family protein, with protein sequence MDKRIVRTDAAPAAIGPYSQAVVANGMVYAAGQVPLDPGTGQLVPGDIRAQTKRVMENLKAVLAAAGSSLDRVVKTTVFLRDLNDFGTMNEIYGEYFREQPPARSTVQVAKLPREAAVEIEVIALV encoded by the coding sequence ATGGACAAGCGGATCGTGAGGACTGACGCGGCGCCAGCGGCGATTGGCCCGTACTCACAGGCGGTCGTGGCGAACGGTATGGTGTACGCGGCCGGACAGGTGCCGCTCGATCCCGGCACGGGACAGCTCGTGCCCGGGGACATCCGCGCGCAGACCAAACGCGTGATGGAGAATCTCAAAGCCGTGCTCGCCGCCGCCGGCTCATCGCTGGACCGAGTGGTGAAGACCACGGTGTTCCTCCGCGATCTCAACGACTTCGGGACGATGAACGAGATCTACGGCGAGTACTTCCGCGAGCAGCCGCCGGCCCGTTCGACCGTGCAGGTCGCGAAACTCCCCCGGGAGGCCGCAGTCGAGATCGAGGTGATCGCGCTCGTCTGA
- the glmU gene encoding bifunctional UDP-N-acetylglucosamine diphosphorylase/glucosamine-1-phosphate N-acetyltransferase GlmU: MEQPAAVILAAGYGTRMKSALPKVLHPLCGRPMLAYVLQAARRAGAGRILVVVNRESGAIREAIGGGADYVVQDPPRGTGDAVARALPRTRTGLAYVIYGDMPFVSVDTLRALRRAVGRTGAASLATRVVEQTRRFGRIVRDPAGRFARIVEEKDATPEEAAILEVNAGMYCVRVAEMRWALRRVRPDNRQGEYYLTDAVNVLAAAGRDVTTVTVEDPDEMVGINTRDDLADADAVLRRRILRRLMLDGVTVVDPASTFVHDSVRIGRDTVLHPFTIVTGRTVIGPACEIGPGARLHDAVVGRGVRVRDSSLEQCRLGDRTAVGPYAHLRPGTVVGRNVEIGNYAEMKQVRIGDRTKVHHKSYLGDAWIGTDVNIGAGTITCNYGLDRRKHRTTIGNGAYIGSDSMLVAPVRIGAGAVTGAGSVVTKDVPARGVAVGVPARVIRRLNGRR, translated from the coding sequence GTGGAACAACCGGCCGCCGTCATTCTGGCCGCGGGCTATGGCACGCGGATGAAATCCGCCCTGCCCAAGGTTCTGCACCCCTTGTGCGGCCGCCCCATGCTGGCGTACGTGTTGCAGGCCGCACGACGCGCCGGCGCCGGCCGGATCCTCGTGGTCGTAAACCGCGAGAGTGGTGCGATCCGGGAGGCGATCGGGGGCGGCGCGGACTACGTCGTGCAGGACCCCCCGCGCGGGACCGGTGACGCGGTGGCCCGCGCGCTCCCCAGGACGCGCACAGGACTGGCCTACGTGATCTACGGCGACATGCCGTTCGTGTCGGTGGACACGTTGCGCGCCCTGCGGCGGGCGGTCGGGCGCACCGGCGCGGCCTCGCTGGCGACGCGGGTCGTGGAGCAGACGCGGCGGTTTGGACGGATCGTGCGGGATCCAGCCGGCCGGTTTGCGCGCATCGTCGAGGAGAAGGACGCGACCCCCGAGGAGGCGGCGATTCTCGAGGTCAACGCCGGGATGTACTGCGTGCGGGTGGCCGAGATGCGCTGGGCGCTCAGGCGTGTGCGGCCGGACAACCGTCAGGGGGAGTACTATCTCACCGACGCGGTGAACGTGCTCGCGGCCGCTGGGCGGGACGTCACCACGGTAACCGTCGAGGACCCCGACGAGATGGTCGGCATCAACACGCGCGACGATCTTGCGGACGCCGATGCGGTGCTGCGCCGACGGATCCTGCGGCGGCTGATGCTCGACGGGGTGACGGTGGTGGATCCCGCGTCCACGTTTGTCCACGACAGCGTTCGGATCGGTCGCGACACCGTGCTGCATCCGTTCACGATCGTGACCGGGCGGACCGTGATCGGCCCCGCCTGTGAGATCGGCCCGGGCGCTCGTCTCCACGATGCCGTCGTCGGGCGGGGCGTGCGGGTGCGGGACTCATCGCTCGAGCAGTGCCGCCTCGGCGACCGAACGGCCGTCGGACCGTACGCGCACCTTCGGCCGGGCACGGTGGTGGGCCGGAACGTCGAGATCGGGAACTACGCCGAGATGAAGCAGGTGCGCATCGGCGATCGCACGAAGGTGCATCATAAGAGCTACCTGGGCGACGCTTGGATCGGGACGGATGTGAACATCGGGGCCGGGACGATCACGTGCAACTACGGCCTGGACAGGCGGAAGCACCGAACCACGATCGGCAACGGCGCCTACATCGGGAGCGACTCGATGCTGGTGGCGCCGGTGCGGATCGGGGCGGGCGCCGTGACCGGCGCGGGTTCGGTCGTGACGAAGGATGTCCCCGCACGCGGCGTGGCGGTCGGCGTGCCCGCGCGCGTGATCCGGCGGCTCAACGGCCGGCGATAG
- a CDS encoding ribose-phosphate pyrophosphokinase, with translation MAGSGVRVFSGTSNPSLARGIADYLRVPLGAMHVFRFADGEIGVRIDESVRGLDVFAVQPTCPPANETLMELLVIIDALRRASAARVTAVIPYFGYARQDRKIKPREPITAKLVANLLTTAGADRILTLDLHTGQLWGFFDIPLDHLPARMILGNHFLSLGLENVVVVSPDIGGVKRAREFAEYIRAPLAIIDKRRDRPNQVAEIVHVIGKVYRKTAILVDDIIDTGGTLTSAAEALMKRQALGVYACCTHAILSPPAVARIQRSPIEQLVVTDSIPVPPEKRTSKLTVISVAGLVGEAIQRIHGEQSVSELFSTPRVMQPATEGD, from the coding sequence ATGGCGGGGTCGGGCGTGCGGGTGTTCAGCGGGACCAGTAATCCCAGCCTCGCGCGGGGCATCGCCGACTACCTGCGCGTCCCGCTCGGGGCGATGCACGTGTTCCGGTTCGCCGACGGCGAGATCGGCGTTCGGATCGACGAGAGCGTGCGCGGACTCGACGTGTTCGCGGTCCAACCCACCTGTCCGCCTGCCAACGAGACGCTGATGGAGCTGCTCGTGATCATCGACGCGCTCCGTCGCGCGAGCGCCGCTCGCGTCACCGCCGTCATTCCCTACTTCGGATACGCGCGCCAGGACCGGAAGATCAAACCGCGGGAACCGATCACTGCAAAGCTCGTCGCCAACCTGCTGACGACCGCCGGCGCGGACCGGATCCTCACGCTCGATCTGCACACGGGACAGCTGTGGGGCTTCTTCGATATCCCGCTCGACCACCTTCCCGCCCGGATGATCCTGGGAAACCACTTCCTGTCCCTCGGCCTCGAGAACGTCGTGGTCGTCTCTCCAGACATCGGGGGCGTCAAGCGCGCGCGCGAGTTCGCGGAATACATCCGCGCGCCGCTGGCGATCATCGACAAGCGTCGTGACCGTCCCAACCAGGTCGCCGAGATCGTCCACGTGATCGGCAAGGTCTACCGGAAAACCGCGATCCTCGTAGACGACATCATCGATACCGGCGGCACCCTGACGAGCGCCGCCGAGGCGCTGATGAAACGGCAGGCGCTCGGCGTCTACGCGTGTTGCACCCACGCCATCCTGTCACCGCCCGCGGTCGCACGGATCCAGCGCTCGCCGATCGAGCAGCTCGTGGTCACCGACAGCATCCCGGTGCCGCCTGAGAAGCGGACGTCCAAGCTCACGGTCATCTCGGTCGCCGGGCTCGTCGGCGAGGCGATCCAGCGTATCCACGGCGAGCAGTCCGTCAGCGAGCTGTTCAGTACCCCCCGTGTGATGCAGCCGGCGACCGAAGGGGACTAG
- a CDS encoding MraY family glycosyltransferase translates to MTISPLVVAGLIGLVVAYLLTPLVLWLATQFGVVAKPGGRHIHLRPVPRLGGLAVYVAFVAAVVVGLPVGHPIHVAIGARQVLVTIPYTPAIDRPIIGLLLGATLITLLGAIDDVHGVPPLTKLAGQLLAAAVLLPFGVGMDVLSNPLGGMFFVGPLGAVVTVAWLVALCNVMNLIDGVDGLATGIATIAGATLLIASYLRGDVGTAVVAAALMGAALGFLPYNFNPARVFLGDTGSMLLGYILGGLSVLGTYKSYTALSLLVPLAALGVPVADTALAIMRRWRSRQPIFQADTGHLHHQLLRRGLSQRQTVAVLYLVTGVLGASALVLSGIHRFDLIAVLGVLLAILAVGARRTGLLVGRGGSAAAGSGGAPR, encoded by the coding sequence ATGACGATCTCCCCGCTCGTCGTGGCCGGCCTGATCGGCCTCGTCGTCGCGTACCTGTTGACCCCCCTCGTCCTGTGGCTCGCCACGCAGTTCGGCGTCGTCGCGAAGCCGGGCGGCCGTCACATCCACCTCCGTCCCGTCCCGCGCCTCGGGGGGCTGGCCGTGTACGTGGCGTTCGTGGCCGCGGTCGTCGTCGGCCTGCCGGTCGGGCATCCGATCCACGTGGCGATCGGCGCGCGGCAGGTGCTGGTCACGATCCCGTACACGCCGGCGATCGACCGTCCGATCATCGGGCTGCTGCTCGGCGCCACGCTGATCACGCTGCTCGGCGCGATCGACGACGTGCACGGCGTCCCGCCGCTGACGAAGCTGGCTGGGCAGTTGCTGGCGGCCGCCGTGCTCCTGCCGTTCGGCGTTGGCATGGACGTGCTCAGCAACCCGCTCGGCGGCATGTTCTTCGTCGGCCCGTTGGGCGCCGTCGTCACGGTCGCGTGGCTCGTCGCGCTGTGCAACGTGATGAACCTGATCGACGGTGTGGACGGGCTGGCGACGGGGATCGCCACCATCGCAGGGGCGACGCTGCTCATCGCGTCGTACCTGCGGGGTGACGTGGGGACCGCGGTCGTCGCAGCCGCGCTCATGGGGGCGGCGCTCGGCTTCCTGCCGTACAACTTCAACCCGGCGCGGGTCTTTCTCGGCGACACGGGCTCGATGCTGCTCGGCTACATCCTGGGCGGCCTGTCGGTGCTCGGGACGTACAAGAGCTACACCGCGCTGTCGCTGCTGGTTCCGCTTGCCGCGCTGGGTGTCCCGGTCGCGGACACGGCTCTAGCGATCATGCGCCGCTGGCGCAGCCGGCAGCCGATCTTCCAGGCCGATACCGGCCATCTCCATCACCAGTTGTTGCGGCGGGGGTTGAGCCAGCGGCAGACGGTCGCGGTGCTCTACCTGGTGACGGGCGTGCTTGGGGCCAGCGCGCTCGTGCTGAGCGGGATCCACCGGTTCGACCTCATCGCCGTGCTTGGGGTCCTGCTCGCCATTCTCGCGGTCGGCGCGCGCCGCACCGGGCTCCTCGTGGGACGGGGCGGGAGCGCGGCCGCCGGGTCGGGAGGCGCGCCGCGGTGA
- the wecB gene encoding UDP-N-acetylglucosamine 2-epimerase (non-hydrolyzing) encodes MTERRRVMVIFGTRPDALKMAPVVRALRAHRDELAPVVVVTAQHREMLDQVLRLFSIDPDYDLNVMTGAQSLADITIRTLRGLEQVIEQVAPAIVVVQGDAAPSYVGALAAFYRKIAVAHVEAGLRTDDKYQPFPEEMYRRMTSVLADLHFAPTATARANLEREGVARARITVTGNTVIDTLLDVAGRADLAVDPGVRELLARPGRWVLLTTHRRENWGEPQHRIFHAVRDLLDRFVDLELVFPVHLNPVVGDPARAILGTHPRAHLFPPLDYASIVRTMQAATLILTDSGGIQEEAPALGRPVLVLRDTTERPEGILAGTAKLVGTDPAAILDAAAELLTDRAAHARMAQARNPYGDGRAAERIVAVLRRQLGFEVNIPAEFAV; translated from the coding sequence GTGACGGAGCGCCGGCGCGTCATGGTGATCTTCGGTACCCGCCCGGATGCGTTGAAGATGGCGCCGGTGGTCCGCGCGCTGCGAGCGCATCGCGACGAGCTTGCACCCGTCGTGGTGGTGACCGCGCAGCATCGCGAGATGCTCGATCAGGTCCTGCGGTTGTTCTCGATCGACCCCGACTATGATCTGAACGTGATGACGGGGGCACAGTCGCTGGCGGACATCACGATCCGCACGCTGCGCGGGCTCGAGCAGGTCATCGAGCAGGTCGCCCCGGCGATCGTCGTCGTGCAGGGCGACGCCGCGCCGAGCTACGTCGGCGCGCTCGCCGCATTCTACCGGAAAATCGCCGTGGCGCACGTCGAGGCCGGGCTGCGCACCGACGACAAGTACCAGCCGTTTCCCGAGGAGATGTACCGGCGGATGACCTCGGTCCTGGCGGATCTCCACTTCGCGCCCACGGCGACGGCCCGGGCCAACTTGGAGCGGGAGGGGGTGGCCCGCGCGCGCATCACGGTGACGGGCAACACTGTGATCGACACGCTGCTCGACGTCGCTGGACGGGCGGACCTGGCGGTGGACCCCGGGGTGCGGGAGCTGCTCGCGCGGCCGGGACGGTGGGTGCTCCTGACGACTCACCGCCGGGAGAATTGGGGGGAACCCCAGCATCGCATCTTTCACGCGGTGCGCGACCTGCTCGATCGCTTCGTCGACCTCGAGTTGGTGTTTCCCGTGCACCTCAACCCCGTGGTGGGCGATCCCGCCCGGGCCATCCTGGGCACACATCCGCGGGCCCATCTGTTTCCGCCGTTGGACTACGCGTCGATCGTCCGTACCATGCAGGCCGCGACCCTCATCCTGACGGACTCCGGCGGGATTCAGGAAGAAGCGCCGGCGCTCGGGCGACCCGTGCTCGTGCTCCGGGACACGACGGAGCGGCCGGAGGGCATCCTCGCCGGCACGGCCAAGCTGGTCGGCACCGATCCCGCCGCGATCCTCGACGCCGCCGCGGAGTTGCTCACCGATCGCGCCGCGCACGCCCGCATGGCGCAGGCGCGGAACCCGTACGGGGACGGCCGGGCGGCCGAGCGGATCGTCGCGGTGCTCCGGCGGCAACTCGGGTTCGAGGTGAACATTCCCGCGGAGTTCGCCGTTTGA